Proteins encoded within one genomic window of Myxococcales bacterium:
- a CDS encoding aspartate carbamoyltransferase catalytic subunit, giving the protein MAPAFSHRHLLGLEGLSADDLTTVLDLSDRFLEVAERPIKKVPTLRGKTVINLFLEASTRTRTSFELAAKRLSADAVNISGAASSTVKGETLIDTAKNLDAMAPDVIVIRHAQAGSAAMLAPHTRAAIVNAGDGAHEHPTQGLLDASTIRAHKRRIEGLSVCICGDIANSRVARSNIFALRTLGAHVRVAGPRTLLPLGIEKMGVDVFDSLDQGIEGADVVMMLRIQMERQAGGRFPNAREYSRYFGLNARRLSRAKPDAIVMHPGPMNRGVEIDPTVADSGRAVILEQVARGVAVRMAVLYLLAGGKDADGHGQ; this is encoded by the coding sequence ATCGCCCCGGCTTTCTCGCATCGCCACCTGCTGGGCCTCGAAGGCCTGTCCGCCGACGACCTCACCACGGTCCTCGATCTATCGGATCGCTTCCTCGAGGTCGCCGAGCGGCCCATCAAGAAGGTGCCCACGCTGCGGGGCAAAACGGTGATCAACCTTTTCCTCGAGGCCAGCACCCGCACCCGCACGAGTTTCGAACTGGCGGCCAAGCGGCTCTCGGCCGACGCCGTGAACATCTCGGGGGCGGCGTCATCGACCGTCAAGGGTGAAACCCTCATCGACACGGCCAAGAACCTCGACGCGATGGCGCCCGATGTCATCGTCATTCGGCATGCCCAGGCGGGGTCGGCGGCGATGTTGGCTCCCCACACCCGGGCCGCCATCGTGAACGCCGGGGACGGGGCTCATGAACACCCCACGCAGGGGCTGCTCGACGCTAGCACCATTCGGGCGCACAAAAGGCGGATCGAGGGGCTCTCGGTCTGCATTTGCGGCGACATCGCCAACAGCCGCGTGGCGCGCTCGAACATCTTCGCGCTGCGCACCCTCGGCGCCCACGTCCGGGTGGCGGGCCCGCGCACCTTGCTGCCGCTCGGCATCGAGAAGATGGGCGTGGACGTGTTCGATTCCCTCGACCAGGGCATCGAGGGCGCCGACGTGGTGATGATGTTGCGCATTCAGATGGAGCGGCAGGCTGGTGGCCGCTTCCCCAACGCGCGCGAGTATTCCCGCTATTTCGGGCTCAATGCCCGCCGCCTGAGCCGAGCGAAGCCTGACGCCATCGTGATGCACCCGGGCCCCATGAACCGCGGGGTCGAGATCGATCCCACCGTGGCCGACAGTGGCCGTGCGGTGATTCTGGAACAAGTGGCGCGCGGGGTGGCCGTGCGGATGGCGGTCTTGTATCTGTTGGCAGGCGGCAAGGATGCCGACGGCCACGGGCAATGA
- a CDS encoding rhodanese-like domain-containing protein, which yields MFSEATSFEAFVNVDPQTLYELGNTVRIVDVREPDEFVGELGHVRGAILAPLASVGAAARAFDPDEPVVVVCRSGGRSARAAEALCRLGFTKVMNLQGGMLAWNALRLPVETAR from the coding sequence ATGTTTTCCGAAGCCACATCGTTCGAGGCCTTCGTCAACGTCGATCCCCAAACGCTTTACGAACTGGGCAACACCGTCCGCATCGTGGACGTGCGGGAGCCCGACGAATTCGTGGGCGAGCTCGGGCATGTCCGGGGCGCCATCCTGGCGCCGCTTGCGTCCGTGGGCGCGGCGGCACGGGCCTTTGACCCGGACGAACCCGTGGTGGTGGTGTGCCGCTCCGGCGGCCGCTCGGCCCGCGCGGCGGAAGCCCTTTGCCGCCTGGGATTCACGAAGGTCATGAACCTGCAAGGCGGCATGCTGGCGTGGAACGCGCTGCGCTTGCCCGTGGAGACAGCCCGATGA
- a CDS encoding TSUP family transporter, translating into MILAAALAIMVGLTLGLLGGGGSILMVPVLVYGLGLPAKTAIAASLLVVAATSLVALIPHARSGNVHGRTGFLFGAAGMAGAFGGGRIGVHLPPTLLLLAFALVMLGTAFALLRPRSENAPTTSVNGPHAGVGLILVEGTVVGLVAGMVGAGGGFLVVPALALLGGLPMSRAVGTSLLVISLQSLAGFAGYAGHVELPWAVLGVVILFSSVGALLGHRLHGRVPERALRRLFGYFVVGMGLFVLSRQVPAEVQASPMYQAVFVARWPFWAAGAALSAVVLVMLWRDNRLVGVSTGCAELCRLPSDPTVRTSWRPRFLLGIVLGGAASGLFAGRGPTWALGSFDALVGGSSLLKVSVLVLAGVLIGFGARAAGGCTSGHGIVGMAQGARSSLMATLAFMIGGFATTWLVLPH; encoded by the coding sequence ATGATCCTCGCTGCGGCGCTGGCCATCATGGTGGGGCTCACACTGGGGCTCCTGGGAGGCGGAGGCTCCATCTTGATGGTGCCCGTGCTCGTGTACGGATTGGGCCTGCCGGCAAAAACTGCCATCGCCGCTTCCCTGCTGGTGGTGGCGGCCACGAGCCTGGTGGCGCTGATTCCTCATGCCCGTTCCGGAAACGTCCATGGGAGGACCGGATTCCTCTTCGGCGCCGCCGGTATGGCAGGGGCTTTCGGGGGTGGTCGCATCGGGGTACACCTGCCGCCCACGCTCTTGCTTCTGGCGTTCGCCCTGGTCATGCTGGGTACCGCTTTTGCTCTGCTCCGCCCCCGGAGCGAGAACGCGCCGACGACGTCGGTCAACGGCCCCCACGCGGGCGTGGGTCTCATCCTGGTGGAGGGCACGGTGGTGGGCCTCGTGGCGGGCATGGTCGGTGCGGGCGGAGGCTTCCTGGTGGTGCCCGCCTTGGCGCTCCTGGGAGGTCTGCCCATGTCCCGCGCGGTGGGCACCTCGTTGTTGGTGATCAGCTTGCAATCTCTCGCGGGATTCGCAGGCTACGCAGGTCACGTGGAGCTGCCCTGGGCGGTGTTGGGCGTGGTCATCCTGTTCTCAAGCGTCGGCGCGCTCCTGGGGCACCGGCTTCATGGCCGCGTGCCTGAACGGGCCTTGCGGAGGTTGTTCGGCTACTTCGTCGTGGGGATGGGGCTCTTCGTTCTGTCTCGCCAAGTGCCGGCTGAGGTTCAGGCCTCCCCGATGTACCAGGCCGTCTTCGTGGCGCGTTGGCCGTTCTGGGCGGCAGGGGCGGCACTTTCTGCCGTGGTGCTCGTGATGCTTTGGCGAGACAACCGCTTGGTGGGTGTCTCGACGGGCTGTGCCGAGCTCTGCCGCCTTCCCTCGGATCCCACCGTACGCACGTCGTGGCGACCGCGCTTCCTGCTGGGCATCGTCCTTGGGGGGGCAGCTTCGGGGCTCTTCGCGGGGCGTGGACCCACCTGGGCCCTCGGCAGCTTCGACGCTCTCGTGGGAGGAAGCTCACTTCTCAAGGTCAGCGTGCTCGTGCTGGCCGGGGTGCTGATCGGTTTTGGGGCCAGAGCGGCAGGCGGCTGCACCTCGGGGCACGGCATCGTGGGCATGGCCCAGGGCGCCCGCTCGTCCCTCATGGCCACCTTGGCGTTCATGATCGGCGGCTTCGCCACCACGTGGCTGGTGCTGCCGCACTGA
- the pyrR gene encoding bifunctional pyr operon transcriptional regulator/uracil phosphoribosyltransferase PyrR, with protein sequence MFTVRSVVLDEVAVSRVLRRMAYEIAERAGPNVYLVGIQTGGAHLAARMAKILAHDADPHGKPRLGAVDITLYRDDLYLGQPKQELGRTDLPESVDGQTVVLVDDVLYTGRTVRAAMDVLLDYGRARAIHLAVMVDRGNRELPIQPDFVGVRVPTGPNESVRVMLQERGETDQVVLREKVG encoded by the coding sequence GTGTTCACCGTTCGCTCGGTGGTGCTCGACGAAGTGGCCGTGAGCCGCGTTTTGCGGCGCATGGCCTACGAGATCGCCGAGCGGGCGGGGCCCAACGTCTACCTGGTCGGCATCCAGACGGGGGGCGCCCATCTGGCGGCCCGGATGGCGAAGATCCTGGCTCACGACGCCGACCCCCACGGCAAGCCGCGGCTGGGCGCGGTCGACATCACGCTCTACCGCGACGACTTGTACCTCGGACAGCCAAAACAGGAGCTGGGCCGCACGGATCTGCCGGAGTCGGTCGACGGCCAAACGGTGGTGCTGGTCGACGACGTCTTGTACACGGGGCGCACCGTGCGCGCGGCCATGGACGTGCTCCTCGACTACGGGAGAGCCCGGGCCATTCACCTGGCCGTGATGGTCGACCGCGGCAACCGTGAGCTGCCCATCCAACCGGATTTTGTCGGGGTGCGGGTACCCACCGGACCGAATGAATCCGTTCGCGTGATGTTGCAGGAACGTGGCGAGACGGACCAGGTGGTGTTGCGCGAGAAAGTAGGGTAA
- a CDS encoding MBL fold metallo-hydrolase: MIFRQLFDPESSTYTYLVADPGTGDAALVDPVREQVERDLKLLADLGLRLSLVLETHVHADHVTAAGLLRERTGARTVASERGAPCADLRVNHGETLKLGQLDVKVLATPGHTDDSLSFLIGDRVFTGDALLIRGSGRTDFQNGSPEHLWHSLTQVLFALPDETLVFPGHDYKGQTVSTIGEEKRHNPRLAGKTREEFIELMNNLNLPPPKKLAESVPANRGCGLPQN, encoded by the coding sequence ATGATCTTCCGCCAACTCTTCGACCCTGAGAGCTCCACCTACACCTACCTCGTCGCGGACCCCGGCACAGGTGACGCGGCCCTCGTGGACCCGGTGCGAGAGCAGGTCGAGCGGGACCTGAAGTTGCTCGCCGACCTGGGGTTGAGGCTGTCGCTGGTGCTGGAAACCCACGTACACGCCGACCACGTCACGGCGGCGGGGCTTCTGCGGGAACGTACCGGCGCACGCACCGTCGCGAGCGAGCGCGGGGCCCCGTGCGCCGACCTCCGCGTCAACCACGGCGAGACCCTCAAGCTCGGGCAGCTCGACGTCAAAGTCCTGGCCACACCGGGCCACACGGACGATAGCCTCAGCTTCCTCATCGGAGACCGCGTGTTCACGGGCGATGCCTTGTTGATTCGCGGAAGCGGCCGCACCGACTTTCAAAACGGAAGCCCCGAGCATCTGTGGCACTCACTCACGCAGGTCTTGTTCGCGCTGCCGGACGAGACGCTCGTGTTCCCGGGCCACGATTACAAGGGCCAAACCGTCTCCACCATCGGTGAAGAGAAACGCCACAACCCCCGCCTGGCCGGCAAGACGCGCGAGGAGTTCATCGAGCTCATGAACAACCTGAATCTGCCGCCGCCGAAGAAGCTTGCTGAGTCCGTGCCGGCAAACCGCGGGTGCGGCTTGCCCCAGAACTGA
- a CDS encoding N-formylglutamate amidohydrolase — translation MSAARGWALLLTCEHASAALPARLRHALPGHEAESRTHRAYDIGALPVARALAGELRAPLIVGTVSRLVVDLNRSPTHPKVVGASFRQLPRREREALLAAYHKPHWEAVRAALDDLRGRRVLHLGVHSFTPVLVDEAGRRHVRTADLALLYDSARPEERAVAQRWLKALRQEAPGLRLRRNYPYRGRDDGLTTATRRRLPASRYLGFELEINQSLLGNKAPRALVEALVNGLRALGVARG, via the coding sequence GTGAGCGCAGCCCGGGGGTGGGCCCTGTTGCTCACCTGCGAGCACGCGAGCGCGGCGCTTCCCGCCCGGCTTCGCCACGCGTTGCCGGGCCACGAGGCAGAGAGCCGCACACATCGGGCCTACGACATCGGCGCTTTACCGGTGGCCCGGGCCTTGGCCGGCGAGCTCAGAGCCCCGCTGATCGTAGGGACCGTGAGCCGGCTGGTCGTGGATCTCAACCGTTCGCCCACTCACCCGAAGGTGGTCGGAGCGTCGTTCCGACAACTGCCGCGGCGGGAGCGTGAGGCCCTTCTCGCTGCCTACCACAAGCCCCACTGGGAGGCGGTGCGTGCCGCGCTCGATGACCTGCGGGGACGGCGCGTGCTTCACCTCGGGGTCCACAGCTTCACGCCCGTTCTCGTCGACGAGGCCGGACGTCGCCATGTGCGGACGGCCGACCTGGCGCTGCTTTACGATTCGGCCCGGCCCGAAGAGCGCGCGGTGGCGCAGCGCTGGCTCAAGGCCTTGCGCCAGGAAGCGCCCGGGTTGCGTTTGCGGCGAAACTATCCCTACCGAGGCCGCGACGACGGGTTGACCACGGCGACGAGACGGCGGCTGCCCGCGTCCCGCTATCTGGGTTTCGAGCTCGAGATCAACCAGAGCCTGCTTGGAAACAAGGCACCGCGGGCCCTCGTCGAAGCCCTCGTGAACGGCCTGCGGGCGCTAGGTGTGGCGCGCGGGTAA
- the hisS gene encoding histidine--tRNA ligase, protein MADTPATVKGMNDILAPEVAKWQFVEERARMLLDAYAYRELRTPLLEYTNLFQRGVGETTDVVEKQMYTFEDRDGRSVSLRPEGTASAVRAYIAQAQWHKEPVTRWFYMGPMFRHERAQRGRLRQFHQIGAEVIGLPSPGIDAEMVGMLVKLLSEVGLPEASLDVVVNTLGEPDERAAYRDALQAYFRQHASRLDEDSRRRLETNPLRILDSKDEGTQELCAGAPYLIDHLGEASKASFARFQDLLKNLGVNARVDPRLVRGLDYYTGVIFEIKATSGDLGAQNTLCGGGRYDYLIESLGGPKTPALGFGMGVERVLLAIAEPPESFESPVNVFIAPLGDAAYAWAVRKAQDLRLKGIRVEVEHRPTGLKNQLKRAAKMRARLALIVGDNELATGKLALKDLEAEQQLEVDVNSLEAKIQQLLD, encoded by the coding sequence ATGGCAGACACGCCCGCGACCGTCAAAGGAATGAACGACATCCTGGCCCCTGAGGTTGCCAAGTGGCAGTTCGTGGAGGAGCGGGCCCGCATGCTGCTCGATGCCTATGCGTACCGCGAGCTGCGAACGCCCCTTCTCGAGTACACGAACCTCTTCCAGCGGGGTGTGGGCGAGACCACCGACGTGGTGGAGAAACAGATGTACACCTTCGAGGATCGCGACGGCCGCTCGGTCAGCCTACGGCCTGAGGGCACGGCCAGCGCGGTGCGGGCGTACATCGCCCAGGCCCAATGGCACAAGGAACCCGTGACACGGTGGTTCTACATGGGCCCCATGTTTCGCCACGAGCGCGCCCAACGGGGACGTTTGCGTCAGTTCCACCAAATTGGTGCCGAGGTCATCGGTCTTCCCTCCCCCGGGATCGACGCCGAGATGGTGGGCATGCTGGTGAAGCTGCTGAGCGAGGTCGGCCTGCCCGAGGCCAGCCTGGACGTCGTGGTGAACACGCTGGGAGAGCCTGACGAACGCGCCGCCTACCGGGACGCGCTCCAGGCCTACTTCCGCCAGCATGCGAGCCGGCTCGACGAAGACAGCCGCCGGCGCCTCGAGACCAACCCCTTGCGCATTTTGGACTCGAAGGATGAGGGCACCCAGGAGCTCTGCGCCGGGGCTCCCTACCTCATCGACCACCTGGGCGAGGCGTCGAAGGCTTCGTTTGCCCGGTTCCAGGACTTGCTGAAAAATCTGGGCGTGAACGCCCGGGTCGACCCACGGCTCGTGCGCGGGCTCGACTACTACACGGGGGTCATCTTCGAGATCAAGGCGACCTCTGGCGACTTGGGTGCGCAGAACACGCTCTGCGGCGGCGGCCGCTACGACTATCTCATCGAATCGCTGGGCGGGCCCAAAACCCCCGCGCTGGGGTTCGGCATGGGCGTAGAGCGGGTGCTCCTGGCCATTGCGGAGCCACCCGAGAGCTTCGAGTCCCCCGTGAACGTGTTCATCGCTCCCCTGGGAGACGCGGCCTACGCCTGGGCCGTGCGCAAAGCCCAGGACTTGCGTCTCAAGGGCATTCGTGTCGAGGTGGAACACCGCCCCACGGGGCTCAAAAACCAGCTCAAGCGCGCCGCGAAAATGAGGGCGCGGCTTGCCCTCATCGTGGGCGACAACGAGCTGGCCACGGGCAAGTTGGCGCTCAAAGACTTGGAGGCCGAGCAGCAGCTGGAGGTCGACGTCAACAGCCTGGAAGCCAAGATCCAGCAGCTTCTCGACTAG
- a CDS encoding hemolysin family protein: protein MALALVLVVFTTLVVSGLCSLFEATLFSTRIAALEASRADGRHVTGARAFLKMKLNIAGPTSAILILNTVANTAGATLAGMLAAEVFGSGFVPVFSGVLTAAILFFSEIFPKTYGAVQWRRLWPAVVWPLAALERSLRPIVWLTQRVAALAIPKGQRVSMATEEEIVAMIRLGAKAGELTRTEMELLTAVFHFDQVLCRQVMVPWEQVIWFDEDWSVEQCLGTVRRHRHTRYPLRAGPRNDVIGTIHITDLVGKSPEDQVDLKALARPIRSVPESMPVARLLREMQTLRRQMAVVVDEYGNTVGIVTMENVVEQIVGPVQDEFDDESPDVVKEEEGCFLVAGLLPLRRLNQRLELRLPGRGDVDTLSGWLVAELGRLPRVGDEVAFGHAHFEVTEVLNNRAEKVRVTIEERPSDETPSPEASSPPN, encoded by the coding sequence ATGGCTCTTGCCCTGGTTCTGGTCGTTTTTACCACTTTGGTCGTTTCAGGCCTATGTTCGCTTTTCGAGGCCACGCTGTTCTCGACGCGCATCGCCGCCCTCGAGGCGTCCCGGGCTGACGGGAGGCACGTCACGGGGGCCCGCGCTTTCCTCAAGATGAAGCTGAACATCGCTGGACCCACCTCGGCGATCTTGATCCTGAACACCGTGGCCAACACCGCGGGGGCCACCTTGGCCGGCATGCTCGCCGCAGAGGTCTTCGGCAGCGGGTTCGTGCCCGTGTTTTCCGGTGTGCTGACCGCAGCCATTCTGTTTTTCTCGGAAATCTTTCCCAAGACCTACGGAGCGGTTCAATGGCGACGCCTGTGGCCCGCCGTGGTGTGGCCCTTGGCTGCCCTCGAGCGGTCCTTGCGCCCGATCGTTTGGCTCACGCAGCGCGTGGCGGCCCTGGCGATTCCGAAGGGCCAACGCGTCTCGATGGCCACGGAGGAGGAGATCGTGGCCATGATTCGACTGGGGGCGAAGGCCGGCGAGCTCACCCGCACGGAGATGGAGTTGCTGACTGCGGTTTTCCACTTCGATCAGGTGTTGTGCCGTCAGGTCATGGTCCCCTGGGAGCAGGTCATCTGGTTCGACGAGGATTGGTCCGTGGAGCAGTGCCTGGGAACGGTGAGGCGGCACCGGCACACCCGCTATCCCCTGAGAGCCGGGCCACGCAACGACGTGATCGGCACGATTCACATCACGGATCTTGTGGGCAAGTCGCCGGAGGATCAGGTGGATCTCAAGGCGTTGGCGCGGCCGATCCGCAGCGTTCCCGAATCGATGCCGGTGGCCCGCTTGCTGCGTGAGATGCAGACCCTGCGGCGCCAGATGGCGGTGGTGGTCGACGAGTACGGCAACACCGTGGGCATCGTCACGATGGAGAACGTCGTGGAGCAGATCGTGGGTCCCGTGCAGGACGAGTTCGACGACGAGTCGCCGGATGTCGTCAAGGAAGAGGAGGGCTGCTTCCTCGTGGCGGGGCTCCTGCCGCTGCGCAGGCTCAACCAGCGTCTCGAGCTCAGGTTGCCCGGGCGAGGCGACGTGGACACGCTGTCGGGCTGGCTGGTGGCCGAGCTCGGCCGGCTGCCGCGCGTGGGTGACGAAGTGGCGTTCGGTCACGCCCATTTCGAGGTCACGGAGGTCTTGAACAACCGCGCGGAGAAGGTGCGGGTCACGATCGAAGAGCGTCCCTCGGACGAGACCCCCAGCCCCGAAGCTTCGTCGCCGCCCAACTGA
- a CDS encoding competence/damage-inducible protein A gives MTQESSLPPSASARSSEGPATSVLRGPTAAILLIGEELLSGKVEDENARFLVKALRALGVVTRRIEVVPDEPEEIVAAVRALSARFTHVFTSGGVGATHDDVTMPAVAEAFGMKLARHPDLSSLIRHSLGERFSERDLRMADLPEGAELHYGPVEAVSVWPVVAVKNVFVLPGVPAILQRKFDLIADRLATDPIHGRALYVNDTEGRIAHHLDAVVAAYAEVSVGSYPHIHATDYMVKVTLDSRSPDRLEAAVAELMGRLGTLVVRSE, from the coding sequence GTGACCCAAGAATCGTCGCTCCCGCCTTCCGCTTCGGCACGTTCGTCCGAGGGGCCCGCCACGTCCGTCCTCCGCGGGCCCACTGCCGCGATCTTGCTCATCGGGGAAGAGCTGCTCTCGGGAAAAGTGGAGGACGAGAACGCCCGTTTTTTGGTCAAGGCGCTGCGGGCGCTCGGGGTCGTGACGCGACGAATCGAGGTGGTGCCCGACGAGCCCGAAGAGATCGTCGCGGCCGTACGCGCATTGTCCGCGCGCTTTACACACGTATTCACATCGGGCGGTGTGGGCGCAACACACGACGACGTGACGATGCCTGCCGTCGCCGAAGCGTTCGGCATGAAGCTGGCGAGACACCCCGATCTGTCTTCCCTCATCCGCCACAGCCTCGGCGAGCGGTTCAGTGAGCGAGACCTTCGCATGGCGGATCTTCCCGAAGGGGCCGAGCTGCACTACGGGCCCGTGGAGGCGGTGAGCGTATGGCCCGTGGTAGCCGTGAAGAACGTCTTCGTGTTGCCGGGGGTGCCCGCCATTCTGCAGCGCAAATTCGACCTCATCGCGGACCGATTGGCCACAGATCCCATCCACGGCCGGGCCCTGTACGTGAACGACACCGAGGGTCGGATCGCCCACCACCTGGATGCCGTGGTAGCGGCCTACGCCGAGGTCTCTGTCGGCTCCTACCCTCACATTCACGCCACTGACTACATGGTGAAGGTGACGCTCGACAGCCGAAGCCCCGATCGGCTCGAGGCGGCGGTGGCTGAGCTCATGGGCCGCCTCGGCACCCTGGTCGTGCGTAGCGAGTAG
- a CDS encoding peroxiredoxin encodes MNGPKPGDALPSFSAIDMTGESVTSASLSAAGPLVVYFYPRDETPGCTAEACAFRDGHEAFAAAGATVVGVSPDSPESHRRFADHHGLPFRLLSDPERALFRLFGVSDTLGILPGRETFVFDAEGVLRHRFRSQLFARKHVAEALASVKKLAAET; translated from the coding sequence ATGAACGGCCCCAAACCTGGCGACGCCCTTCCCTCATTCTCGGCCATCGACATGACGGGTGAGTCCGTCACGTCCGCCTCGCTCTCGGCCGCGGGTCCACTCGTCGTTTATTTCTACCCCCGAGACGAGACCCCTGGTTGCACGGCCGAGGCCTGTGCCTTTCGTGACGGTCACGAAGCCTTCGCCGCCGCGGGCGCCACGGTGGTAGGCGTGAGCCCGGACAGCCCCGAGAGCCACCGCCGCTTTGCCGACCATCATGGCCTGCCCTTTCGCTTGCTGTCCGACCCGGAGCGCGCGCTCTTCAGGCTCTTCGGCGTGAGTGACACCTTGGGCATCTTGCCCGGCCGGGAGACCTTCGTGTTCGACGCCGAGGGCGTGCTTCGCCACAGGTTCCGCTCCCAGCTCTTCGCACGCAAACACGTGGCCGAAGCGTTGGCCTCAGTGAAAAAGCTCGCCGCAGAGACCTGA
- a CDS encoding YeeE/YedE family protein, whose product MDRTLVAGAAFGFVLSRAGATEYDAIAGMFRLTDLHLFGVIGVAVAVTALGFTLFRKGLLRTFDHQPAALVAKPWKTSVVWGGLLFGAGWAVAGTCPGTALAQIGEGRLAGLFTLAGILLGAYLDGRREAFLAQRGPAARLRPAQAHT is encoded by the coding sequence ATGGACCGTACACTCGTTGCAGGCGCCGCCTTCGGCTTCGTTCTTTCACGGGCGGGCGCCACGGAATACGACGCCATCGCAGGCATGTTCCGGCTGACCGACCTGCATCTCTTCGGCGTGATCGGCGTGGCGGTGGCCGTCACCGCGCTAGGCTTCACGCTCTTTCGCAAGGGGCTTCTGCGCACCTTCGATCATCAACCGGCGGCCCTCGTGGCCAAGCCCTGGAAGACCAGCGTCGTTTGGGGCGGCCTGCTCTTCGGGGCGGGGTGGGCCGTGGCGGGAACGTGTCCGGGCACCGCACTCGCGCAGATCGGCGAAGGACGCCTGGCAGGCCTGTTCACGTTGGCAGGCATCCTCTTGGGCGCGTACCTCGACGGCCGCCGCGAGGCGTTTCTCGCGCAGCGCGGTCCCGCGGCGCGCTTGCGCCCCGCTCAGGCGCACACCTAG